TCAGGTCGTCGTCGAGGACGACGAGGTCGGCGCGGAGGCCGGGCTGGAGGGTGCCGACCCGGTCGCCGAGGCCGATGGCCCGGGCCGGGGTGGTGGCCACCATCCGGCAGGCGTCGGGCAGCGGGACCCCGGCGGCCACGGCGTGCCGGAGGGCGGCGTCCATGGTGAGGGTGCTGCCGGCGATCGCGCCGCCCTCGGTCAGCCGGGCCACCCCGTCGGCCACGGTGACGGCCTGGCCACCGAGTTCGTACTCGCCGTCGGGCATGCCGGCGGCGGCCATCGCGTCGGTGATCAGCGCGGCCCGCTCCGGGCCGGCGACGGAGGTGGCGAAGCCGAGCATGCCGTCGTGCAGGTGGACGCCGTCGGCGACCAGCTCGCAGACCACGTTCGGCGCCTCCAGCAGGGCCACCACCGGCCCGGGCTCCCGGTGGTGCAGCGGGCGCATGCCGTTGAACAGGTGGGTGCCGACGCTCGCGCCCGCCGCCACGGCGGCCCGGGTCTGCGCCCAGGTGGCGTCGGTGTGGCCGACCGCGGCGACCACGCCGTGCGAGACGAGCAGCTTGATCGCGTCCAGCGCGCCGTCCCGCTCCGGGGCGACGGTCACCATCCGCACGGCACCGCCGCCCAGCTCGATCAGCTCCGCCAGCTCGTCGGTGGACGGGTCGCGGAGGAACTCCGGGTTCTGCGCGCCGCAGCGGGCCGCCGACAGGTAGGGCCCCTCGAAGTGGACACCGGCCAGCACGCCCGACTCCACCAGCGGCCGGTACGCCGCGGTGGCGTCCCGCATCAGCTCGAACGGGGAGCTGACCAGGCTGGCGAGCAGGGTGGTGGTGCCGTGCGCGAGGTGGAACGCGGCGGCCTGTCGGGCGGAGTCGGCGTCGCCGGTGGTGAAGGTGTGCCCGCCGCCGCCGTGGGTGTGCATGTCCACGAAGCCGGGGACGATCCAGTGCCCGTCGCGGACCGACGGGTATTCGGCGACCGCCCGGATGCGGTCGCCGGTGACCTCCACGCAGCCCTGCCGGATCACGCCGGTCGGGGTCACCACCTTGCCGGTCACCCGCAGGGTCATCAGCTCTCTCCTCGTGTCGGGGGGTGGGCAGCTCAGGCTAGGGCGTCGAGCGCCAGCAGCGCCGCACCGAGGCAGCCGGCCTCGTCACCGAGGGCCGCGCCGACCAGGCGGGGTTCCCGGTGGAAGGTCATCCGCTCGTGCAGCGCGACGCGCAGCGGGTCGAGCAGGCGGGGGCCGGCCTGGGCCAGGCCACCCCCGATCACCACCGTCTCCACGTCGAAGAGGGCCTGCCCGGTGGCGAGTCCGTCGGCCAGGGCCGCCACGGTCTCCCGCCAGACCTGGCCCGCCGCGGGCTCGCCGGCCGCGGCGCGGTCCGCCACCTCGGCCGCGCTGACCGGGTCGCCGGTCAGTTCGGCGTACCGGCGGGCCACCGCGGCGGCCGAGGCCACCGCCTCCAGGCAGCCGGGGCGGCCGCAGCCGCAGCGCGGGCCGTCGGGGCGTACCAGGATGTGGCCGATCTCGCCGGCGGCGCCGTGCGCCCCGGTGACAGCCGACCCGTCGACCACGTGGGACGCGGCGATGCCGGTGCCGATCGCGACGAAGAGCACGTGGCGGGTGCCGCGTCCGGCGCCGAGCCGGGCCTCGGCCAGGCCACCGACGCGCACGTCGTGGCCGAGCGTCGTCGGCAGGTCGAGCCGCGCCGCCGCCAGGTCCCGCAGGGGTACGTCCCGGAAGCCGACGTTCGCCGACCAGACCGCCACCCCACGGGCGTCGTCCACCACCCCCGGTACGGCGATGCCGCAGGCCACCGGCTCCAGACCGTCGGCGCGGGCCTTGCCGGCCAGTCCTTCGGCGACCTCCAGGATGGTCCCGACCACCGCGTCCGGGCCGCGGGCGGCGCCGGTGGGGTGCCGTTCGGTGTGCACGGTGCTGCCGTCCGGGCGGACCAGGGCGCACTTCATCCCGGTGCCGCCCACGTCCAGTGCGACGACGACGGTCGGATCGGTCACGCGAGGACCACGGAGCGGGTCAGGTGGCGGGGCGCGTCGGGGTCGAGGCCGCGGCTGGTGGCCAGGGCGACGGCGAAGCGCTGGGCGAGGATCAGGTCGGCCATCGGGTCGACCGGGGTACGCCCGGCGGCCCAGCTCGTCAGCACGGTGCGGCAGCCGTGGGTGCGGCTGTGCACGAAGGTGGCGCCGGTGGCGGCGACGTCCTCGGGCAACCCGTCCGGGATCCCGCCGAACGCCCAGACCAGCCGGCCCGGCGCGCCCACCGAGATGGGCCCGTGCCGGTAGTCCATGGCCGGGTACGCCTCGGCCCAGAAGGTGGCCGCCTCGCGGCACTTCAGCGCCGCCTCGTGGGCGAGCCCGACGGTCCAGCCGCGCCCGAGGAAGGTGACCTGCTCGATCCGGGCCGGGTCGACCGGCAGCGGGACCCGGACGGCCACCTCGGCGTCGGCGGCGAGCCGGCCGATGTCGTCGCCCAGGTGCGCGCGGAGCAGTGCCAGCGCGGTGGTGGCGAAGCGGGTCTGCACCACCGACCGCTCGTCGGCGAAGGGCATGGTCACCGCCGCGTCGGCCAGCTCGACCGCGGGGGAGGTGGGGTCGCCGACGATGACGGTGGTCGGCACCTGGCCGCGCAGCGCGTTGAGCAGCTCCAGCACCTCGGTGGTGGTGCCGGAGCGGGTGATGGCGATCAGCCGGTCGTAGCGCCGGCCGGTGGGGAACTCGGAGGCCTGGAAGGCGTCCGTCTCGCCCTGCCCGGCGTGCTCGCGCAGCCCGGCGTACGCCGTCGCCATGAACCACGACGTGCCGCAACCGACGACGGCGACCCGCTCGCCGGGGCGCGGCAGGCGGTCGGCGACGGTCGGGGCGAGCTGCGCCGCCTCTCGCCAGCAGTCGGGCTGGCTCGCGATCTCCGCGTGCACGTACGCCATGACAACTCCTCGCCGGGGAGACGCTGCGCAATACGGCTCGTTATGGCCGTCTTTCGCGCGTTATTCTGCGCGAACCGGGGTGGCCGTGGCAACCAGCTCCCACATTGCGCAGTCGAAGGTTTTGCGCACACGTAGTTTCGCGCACTACTGTGCACGCAATCAATCACCGATCGTGCAGAGTCAGGGAGCCATGGACCGGTACGCCCGATGGAACGCCCTGCTGGAGATGCTGACCGACAGCGGGCGGGTGAGTGTGGAGGAGGCCGCGGCGCGGCTCGACGTCTCCCAGGCCACCATCCGGCGCGACTTCGACCAACTCGCCCAGCAGCAGATGATCACCCGTACCCGGGGCGGCGCGGTCGCCAACGGCGTCTCCTACGACCTGCCGCTGCGCTACAAGACCGCCAAGCACTCCGCCGAGAAGCAGCGGATCGGCGCGGCGGCCGCCGCGTTGGTCACCCCGGGCACCGTGGTCGGCCTCAACGGCGGCACCACCAGCACCGAGGTGGCCCGGGCCCTGGCCGTCCGGCCCGACCTGAACACCAGCGCCGAGGGTGCCCAGCTCACCGTGGTCACCAACGCGCTGAATATCGCCAACGAGCTGCTGGTCCGGTCCCGGATGAAGGTGGTGGTGGCCGGCGGGGTGGTCCGGCCCAAGTCGTTCGAGCTGGTCGGCCCGCTCGGCGGGGCGCTGCTGCGCGAGGTCACCCTGGACGTCGCCCTGCTCGGCGTGGACGCGATCGACCCGCAGCTCGGCGCCGCCGCCCACCACGAGGGTGAGGCCGCGATGAACAGCCTGATGGTCGCGCGGGCCAAGCGGGTGGTGGTCATCGCCGACTCGTCCAAGCTGGGCGGTCACGCCTTCGCCCGGATCTGCCCGGTGGACCGGGTGGAGACCCTGGTGACCGACTCGGGGGCGGCCCCGGCGGTGGTGCAGGCGTTCCGCGACGCGGGGGTGCAGGTCATCTGCGCCTGAGGTGAATCAGGGAAAACCCCGATGCATACCGGGTATTGTCAGCCGCTGCATACCGCGTATGGTGTCGAGCTGTCACCGCAACTCATCGGGGGAGGTCAGCTTGTCGGCTGTCCTGGAGATAGAAGGTCTCCGCAAGACGTACCGGAGTCGTCGACGCGGCACGCGACACGCGCTCGACGGCTTCGACATGCGGGTCGAGGCCGGGCAGGTGCACGGCTTCCTCGGCCCGAACGGCTCGGGCAAGACCACCACCCTGCGTACGCTGCTCGGCCTGATCCGGCCCGACGGCGGCCGGATGGCGATCCTCGGCCACGAGCTGCCCCGGGCGCTGCCCACGGTCGCCGGCCAGGTCGGCGCCATCGTGGAGAGCCCGCAGTTCTTCCCGCACTTCTCCGCCCGCGACACCCTCGGTCTGCTCGCCGGTGCCGGCGAACTGCCCCGGCAGCGGGTCGACGAGGTGCTGGAGTTGGTCGGGCTCCGGGACCGGGCCGACGAGCGGGTGAAGACCTACTCGCTCGGCATGAAGCAGCGCCTCGCCGTCGCCTCGGCCCTGCTCAAGAACCCGAAGCTGCTCATCCTCGACGAGCCGGCCAACGGCCTCGACCCGGGCGGCATCCGCGAGATGCGGTCGCTGATGCGCGACCTGGCCGAAGCCGGCATGACCGTGGTGCTCTCCAGCCACATCCTCGGCGAGATCCAGCTCATCTGCGACTCCGTCACCATCATCTCGCTGGGCCGCCGGGTCGCCTTCGGTCCGGTCGGGCAGGTGCTCGCGCAGCACTCCCAGCACGCCGTCCGGGTCCGCCTGGAGGCGGTCACCGACCTGCCGCAGGCCGCCGACACGCTCACCCGGGCCGGGCTGCGGGTCACCACCGAGCCCGACCACCTGATGCTGGCCGGGGTCGACAAGCCGGCCACCGTCAGCCGGCTCCTCGCCGAGCAGGGCCTCTATGTCAGCGAACTCTCCCCGGTCGCGGTCGACCTGGAGAGCGTCTTCCTCGAACTGACCTCCACCGCGCCGGTACCCGGCCAGCACCGGCAGGTCGACCAGTCCACGAAGGTCGGTGAGTCGGGCCAGCCCGGCAGCCGGGGAGGTTGGGGCGCATGAGCCTGTACGTCACCGAACTGCGCCGGCTGGCCAAGCGCCGGCTCACCCGGCTGCTGCTGGTGCTGCTCGTCCTCGGGCTGGCCGGCATCGCCACCGCCTTCACGTTCTCCAGCCACAAGCTCTCCCCGGCGGTGGTGGCCGAGGCGCAGGCCAAGTCCGACGCCGACTACCGCCAGGCGGTCAAGGAGTGGGAACGGTCGATCGCCGAGTGCGACGCCGCCGCCAAGCGGGGCGAGCAGACCGAGGAGCGGTACGGCCCGGACTGCGGCCGGCAGTGGCAGCCGCAGCCGGAGATGTTCGACCCGAAGTGGAACCTGCCCTACCAGTTCGACTTCCGCAGCGAGTACGCCACCTTCATCGGCGTCTTCGCGGGTGCCGTCGCGCTCTTCGCGTTCCTGGTCGGCGCCTCCTTCGTGGGGGCCGAGTGGAGCACCGGCGGAATGATGAACCTGCTGCTCTGGCGACCGAGACGGCTCGCCGTCCTCGGCACCAAGCTGGCCGCCGTGCTCACCGCCGTGCTCGGGGTGAGCGTGCTGCTCGGGGCGCTGTGGACGGTGGCCTTCTGGCTGATCGGCACCTATCGGGGCAGCACCGCGAAGGTCACCTCCGGGGTCTGGCAGTCCACCGCGATCAGCGGCGTACGGGCCCTGGCCCTGGTGCTGGCGGTCGCCGCGGTCGCCTTCGGGCTCGCCTCGCTCGGCCGGCACACCGCGATGGCGCTCGGCGTCGCGGTCGGCCTCGGCGTGGTCAGCGAGATCGGCATCCGGATCGCCGTGTCGATGGCGGGCGTGCGCTTCGGGGACCGGTACGTCCTGTCCACCTATGCGATGGCCTGGTTCGAGAAGCAGCGGAAGCTGATCGACTACCGGTCCTGCGACTTCGTGCAGGGGGAGTGCACCCCGAAGACGATGCTGGTGACCTGGCAGCACTCGGCGGTGGTGCTCGGGGTGGGCACCGCGCTGGTGCTGGTCGCGGCGTTCTGGACGATGCGGCGCCGGGACATCTCCTGAGGCGTGGTCGCCACGGTTCCCGGACCGTGACCGACGCGGACATTGCGTCCGGTGCGACCGGGGCGGGCCCTGGTTAGGCTGGGGTCCCCCCGGTCGGTGCCGTCGTGCCCGGCCCGCCTCCCGAGGAGCGCCATGCCCGCCGACGCCGCCACGGCCGCCGACCGGCCCGAGCCGTCCGGCCGGGTCGACGTCGAGCGCCGCGAGGGCGCGACGGTCGTCCCCCCACCCCGCTCCGCCCCCGCGGTGGAGGCCGATCCGACCCGGACCGTCGAGGCCGACCCGGCGGACGCGGCCTCGTCCCCCGCCGACGAGGTCGCTCCGGCCGACGCCGACGCCGGACCGGCGGCCGGGCTCACCGAGCGGGAACGGCGGATCCTCGCCTTCGAACAGCAGTGGTGGAAGCACGCCGGGGCCAAGGAGCAGGCGATCCGGGACACCTTCGGGCTCTCCGCGACCCGCTACTACCAGCTGCTCAACGCGCTGCTCGACCATCCGGCGGCGCTGGCCGCCGAGCCGATGCTGATCGGGCGGCTGCGCCGGTTGCGCTCCTCCCGGGCGCGCAACCGGCGTCGCTGACGCGTCATTTCTCGTACGTGCGCAGCCCGTTGCCGATGGCGAAGAAGGTCGGCGCCCACTCTCCGATGAAGATGCCCCAGCGGTCCGCCCGGGCGACCCCGGCCCGCTCCAGGTGCTTGGAGAGGAACCAGCTGGTGAAGGAGAGCCCGATGCTCACGAACCCGGCGAGGTAGGCGTGTTCCGCCCTGAGTCCTGACTCGTGCAACCGTTCCAACATGGCGTCCCCCCGTAGCGTCGACGACCTCCGCATCCGACGCTACCGCGAGTGACCGGGTGGCAGCGGCGAGTTGGCCGGGTCGCATGTCGCCGCCCGGGCCGGGTAGGTGGGCGGCGACGGAGGGAGCAGACGCATGGGGGCACCAGACCGCCGGTTCCTGACCGGGAGCCGGCCGGCGCGACCCGTCGGCGCGGCACCGGTGATGCGGGTACGCTCCGCCTCCGCCCCGGCGCCCGGCCGGCTGGAGAACGAGGATGTGGTGTTCCGGTTCGGCCCGCTGGTCGGGGTGTTGGACGGGGCGACCGTGCCGGACGGCTTCGACACCGGCTGCGTACACGGGCCGGCGTGGTTCGTGCGGCACCTCGCCGCCCGGATCGGGCTGGCCGTGGCGGCCCGACCGGCGGCGACCCTGATGAGCTGCCTCGCCGCGGCGATCCTCGCGGTCCGCGCGGACCACGGCGACGACTGCGACCTGGACCACCCGGGCACCCCGTCGACCACCGTCTGCCTGCTGCGTGAGGGCGGGGAGCAGGTGGACTACCTGGTGCTCTGCGACAGCCCGCTGGTGCTGGACGCGGGCGGCGAGGTGAGCGTGGTCGCCGACGACCGGCTGGACACCGCGATGGCGGACCTGCGCCGGCTCGCCGCCGCGCTGCCCGGGGACGACCCTTCGGCCCGCTTCCGCCGGGCGGTGACCGCGCAGCGGGAGCGGATGAACCGGACGCACGGCTACTGGGTGGCGGCCACCGACCCGGACGCGGCGTACCACGCGCTGACCGGGACGCTGCCGCTGCGCGGGCCGGGTGCGCTGCGCCGGGCGGCGCTGCTCAGCGACGGGGCCTCCTGCGCGGTGGACCAGTTCGGGCTCTTCGACTGGGCCGGGCTGCTCGACGTCACCGCCGCCGAGGGGCCGGCCGGGCTGATCGACCGGGTACGCGCCGCCGAACGCGACCACCCGGAGCGGCTGCGCCGGTTCAAGCGCTCCGACGACGCCTCGGTGGTGTTCTGCGAGTTCGGTCCGTCCTGATCGGCGGGGCACGGACCGGCACCGGTGACAGCGGAGCGTGACGCGCGACACGAAGCCGGTCCGACCGGCCGGTACGTTCCGCCGTACCGGCAGACCCTGCCGGATGGGGTGGACTGAGGCGGTTACGGGCGGCAGACTGCGGCACGTGGCAGGTGCGGTACGGCTGGAGCCGGTGAACGAGGGGAACCTGGAGCCGTTGCTGTCGGTAGCGGCGGCCGAGGCGGAGCCCGACGACGTCATGCCTCCGGTCGACGCGCCGGCCGGCTGGTCCACCGCCCGCCGGGACGCGTTCCGGGAGTTCCACCGCGCCCACTTCGCGGGCTTCGCCGGCCCCACGGGGACCCAGATGTACGCCATCCTCGCCGGCGGTGAGGTGGTCGGCATGGTGCGGATGGCCCGCTGCGACGAGCCGGGGACCGTCGAGACGGGCATGTGGCTGGGCCGGTCGGCGCGGGGGCAGGGCCTCGGCGCGGCGGCGTTGCGGGAACTGCTGAACCTGGCCGCCGCAGCCGGAATGCAGACCGTCGTGGCGCGGACGACGCCGGACAATGCAGGTGCCATTTCGGTGCTCCGCAAATGCGGTGCGAAATTGCGCGAAGATGGCGGCACGGTGCGTGCGCAGATTTGTCTGGACGCCGCTCTGCCGGCCGTTTGAGGTCATTCCTCGCCCGAGGGCGAGGAATGTGAAGTCCCTGATCAGGGCGATCTCTCTGACCGTTTTGTCCAGGCAAGGCCCCGCTGTCAGGGCGCATCCCGTTAGCCGGTGACACGCCTCTCCGGCGCTGCGCGGAAATGTTTCGTGGGTAGGCCCACGGGTATCGACGGCCGGGTCCGCTAAAACGGAATCACCCGACCCGCAGGCCATTTTGTGGCTATTCCCCGGTAGCTGTTCCGCCGGCCTGTCCTCGTGTGGCGCGGGAGTTCCGTACGCCGGGGAGCGAAGGAGAACTGATGAAGAGCGGAGCTCGGATCGCGCTGGCGGTCGGCCTCGGTTACGTCCTCGGCCGTCGGAAGAAGTTGCGTACCGCCCTCACCCTCGGCGCCGCGGTGGCCGCCGGACGGGCCAGCCGGAATCCCGGCGGGCTGCTGAAGTACGGCACGGACCTGTTGAACGCCAACCCCCAACTGGGCAACCT
This genomic interval from Micromonospora sp. CCTCC AA 2012012 contains the following:
- a CDS encoding DeoR/GlpR family DNA-binding transcription regulator; translated protein: MDRYARWNALLEMLTDSGRVSVEEAAARLDVSQATIRRDFDQLAQQQMITRTRGGAVANGVSYDLPLRYKTAKHSAEKQRIGAAAAALVTPGTVVGLNGGTTSTEVARALAVRPDLNTSAEGAQLTVVTNALNIANELLVRSRMKVVVAGGVVRPKSFELVGPLGGALLREVTLDVALLGVDAIDPQLGAAAHHEGEAAMNSLMVARAKRVVVIADSSKLGGHAFARICPVDRVETLVTDSGAAPAVVQAFRDAGVQVICA
- the nagA gene encoding N-acetylglucosamine-6-phosphate deacetylase; its protein translation is MTLRVTGKVVTPTGVIRQGCVEVTGDRIRAVAEYPSVRDGHWIVPGFVDMHTHGGGGHTFTTGDADSARQAAAFHLAHGTTTLLASLVSSPFELMRDATAAYRPLVESGVLAGVHFEGPYLSAARCGAQNPEFLRDPSTDELAELIELGGGAVRMVTVAPERDGALDAIKLLVSHGVVAAVGHTDATWAQTRAAVAAGASVGTHLFNGMRPLHHREPGPVVALLEAPNVVCELVADGVHLHDGMLGFATSVAGPERAALITDAMAAAGMPDGEYELGGQAVTVADGVARLTEGGAIAGSTLTMDAALRHAVAAGVPLPDACRMVATTPARAIGLGDRVGTLQPGLRADLVVLDDDLNVVRVMRAGAWVE
- a CDS encoding SIS domain-containing protein — protein: MAYVHAEIASQPDCWREAAQLAPTVADRLPRPGERVAVVGCGTSWFMATAYAGLREHAGQGETDAFQASEFPTGRRYDRLIAITRSGTTTEVLELLNALRGQVPTTVIVGDPTSPAVELADAAVTMPFADERSVVQTRFATTALALLRAHLGDDIGRLAADAEVAVRVPLPVDPARIEQVTFLGRGWTVGLAHEAALKCREAATFWAEAYPAMDYRHGPISVGAPGRLVWAFGGIPDGLPEDVAATGATFVHSRTHGCRTVLTSWAAGRTPVDPMADLILAQRFAVALATSRGLDPDAPRHLTRSVVLA
- a CDS encoding ABC transporter permease subunit, whose translation is MSLYVTELRRLAKRRLTRLLLVLLVLGLAGIATAFTFSSHKLSPAVVAEAQAKSDADYRQAVKEWERSIAECDAAAKRGEQTEERYGPDCGRQWQPQPEMFDPKWNLPYQFDFRSEYATFIGVFAGAVALFAFLVGASFVGAEWSTGGMMNLLLWRPRRLAVLGTKLAAVLTAVLGVSVLLGALWTVAFWLIGTYRGSTAKVTSGVWQSTAISGVRALALVLAVAAVAFGLASLGRHTAMALGVAVGLGVVSEIGIRIAVSMAGVRFGDRYVLSTYAMAWFEKQRKLIDYRSCDFVQGECTPKTMLVTWQHSAVVLGVGTALVLVAAFWTMRRRDIS
- a CDS encoding ABC transporter ATP-binding protein encodes the protein MSAVLEIEGLRKTYRSRRRGTRHALDGFDMRVEAGQVHGFLGPNGSGKTTTLRTLLGLIRPDGGRMAILGHELPRALPTVAGQVGAIVESPQFFPHFSARDTLGLLAGAGELPRQRVDEVLELVGLRDRADERVKTYSLGMKQRLAVASALLKNPKLLILDEPANGLDPGGIREMRSLMRDLAEAGMTVVLSSHILGEIQLICDSVTIISLGRRVAFGPVGQVLAQHSQHAVRVRLEAVTDLPQAADTLTRAGLRVTTEPDHLMLAGVDKPATVSRLLAEQGLYVSELSPVAVDLESVFLELTSTAPVPGQHRQVDQSTKVGESGQPGSRGGWGA
- a CDS encoding GNAT family N-acetyltransferase, which gives rise to MAGAVRLEPVNEGNLEPLLSVAAAEAEPDDVMPPVDAPAGWSTARRDAFREFHRAHFAGFAGPTGTQMYAILAGGEVVGMVRMARCDEPGTVETGMWLGRSARGQGLGAAALRELLNLAAAAGMQTVVARTTPDNAGAISVLRKCGAKLREDGGTVRAQICLDAALPAV
- a CDS encoding ROK family protein, whose protein sequence is MTDPTVVVALDVGGTGMKCALVRPDGSTVHTERHPTGAARGPDAVVGTILEVAEGLAGKARADGLEPVACGIAVPGVVDDARGVAVWSANVGFRDVPLRDLAAARLDLPTTLGHDVRVGGLAEARLGAGRGTRHVLFVAIGTGIAASHVVDGSAVTGAHGAAGEIGHILVRPDGPRCGCGRPGCLEAVASAAAVARRYAELTGDPVSAAEVADRAAAGEPAAGQVWRETVAALADGLATGQALFDVETVVIGGGLAQAGPRLLDPLRVALHERMTFHREPRLVGAALGDEAGCLGAALLALDALA
- a CDS encoding DUF3263 domain-containing protein gives rise to the protein MPADAATAADRPEPSGRVDVERREGATVVPPPRSAPAVEADPTRTVEADPADAASSPADEVAPADADAGPAAGLTERERRILAFEQQWWKHAGAKEQAIRDTFGLSATRYYQLLNALLDHPAALAAEPMLIGRLRRLRSSRARNRRR